The following are from one region of the Chloracidobacterium sp. genome:
- a CDS encoding glycosyltransferase family 2 protein: MALKSPYISVIIPVYNGGRFLEECLDAVFRSSFQSFEILVVDDASTDKSAEIARQKDVLVLSMPKQSGPAAARNLAAESARGEILMFVDADVVLNIDTLARVAKRFETQPEISALFGSYDDAPAEPNFLSQYKNLQHHFVHQTSNSAASTFWSGLGAIRKDVFLDFGGFDQNKFSIPSIEDIDLGFRLKRDGLNILLDREIQAKHLKRWDLGSHLRTEIFARALPWSKLIIAEKGMINDMNLKSTDRLSAVLTGLSLIMLPLVLWKPIALLVPFGLLGFVVFLNRRIFRFFIAKRGIFFAIAAIPFQFLYFFYSGSVFVLCWLYYKLPLFHRSPSETDLGA; the protein is encoded by the coding sequence ATGGCGTTAAAGTCTCCCTACATCTCTGTCATCATCCCAGTTTATAACGGTGGACGATTTTTAGAAGAATGCCTGGATGCTGTGTTTAGGTCGAGCTTCCAGTCGTTTGAGATTCTAGTTGTGGATGACGCCTCCACCGATAAAAGCGCTGAGATCGCCCGTCAAAAAGATGTCTTGGTTCTTTCTATGCCAAAACAGTCTGGTCCGGCAGCCGCCCGGAATCTTGCAGCCGAATCAGCCCGAGGGGAGATCCTTATGTTCGTTGACGCTGACGTAGTGCTAAATATCGATACACTTGCACGCGTAGCGAAACGCTTTGAAACACAACCTGAGATCTCGGCCCTCTTCGGCTCCTACGATGATGCTCCAGCAGAACCGAATTTTCTTTCGCAGTACAAAAACCTGCAACACCATTTTGTTCATCAAACCTCGAATAGCGCGGCCTCAACCTTTTGGTCAGGTCTAGGTGCGATTCGAAAGGACGTATTTTTGGATTTCGGCGGCTTTGATCAAAATAAGTTTTCGATTCCCTCGATCGAAGATATTGATCTCGGTTTTCGTCTAAAAAGGGACGGATTGAATATTTTGCTTGACCGAGAGATCCAGGCTAAGCACTTGAAAAGATGGGATCTTGGTTCTCACCTAAGGACGGAGATTTTCGCTCGTGCCCTACCGTGGTCGAAATTGATAATCGCAGAAAAAGGCATGATAAATGACATGAACTTAAAGTCAACAGACCGACTTAGTGCCGTCCTTACCGGACTATCACTGATCATGTTACCGCTTGTTTTGTGGAAACCGATCGCATTGCTTGTACCGTTTGGACTTCTGGGGTTTGTCGTATTTTTGAACCGGAGGATCTTTAGATTTTTCATAGCGAAAAGAGGTATATTTTTCGCGATCGCAGCGATACCGTTTCAGTTTCTTTATTTCTTTTATAGTGGATCGGTTTTTGTATTATGTTGGCTCTATTACAAGTTACCGCTGTTCCATAGATCTCCATCGGAGACAGATCTCGGCGCTTAG
- a CDS encoding radical SAM protein: MKLTSRIARHTKLSLKAATHSRRQTPPFMIIFINSICNLTCEHCFYWKELNQRNDLTFEEFESLSLELGSFENLNLSGGEPFIRPDFAEICELFIKNNNVKNIYVPTNGYFTDRTEKALRQLMKSKTLELFVCEISLDGMPEYHNRFRGNAQSFKKAMETYEMLAGLNSVDSRFRIHSNTVAMSENMDEIWDLTEYLHDNCPKIEHHNLAIIRGDRKNPSLQGPQLQKYKELYRHVAEVWKDREETRFGSTVEPLLQWAKVKTIESESQYIPCKAGVLTGVVYANGDVSVCEQHFPLGNLRNKSFFEIWDSEEAQRLREQIRAKKCYCTNEVFLWSSIVFQPIQLTRAVIGSKRDRMITDAAGLANE; encoded by the coding sequence ATGAAGTTAACTTCCAGAATAGCTCGTCACACTAAATTATCGCTCAAGGCGGCGACACACTCTCGCAGACAGACACCGCCGTTCATGATAATTTTTATCAATTCGATCTGTAATCTAACTTGCGAGCACTGCTTCTATTGGAAAGAACTGAACCAACGCAACGATCTTACGTTCGAGGAATTTGAAAGTTTGTCGCTTGAGCTTGGTTCATTCGAGAATTTGAACCTCTCTGGCGGAGAACCATTCATCAGACCGGATTTCGCCGAGATCTGCGAGCTTTTCATTAAGAACAATAATGTAAAGAACATTTATGTACCCACTAACGGTTACTTTACGGATCGTACTGAGAAGGCTCTACGGCAGTTAATGAAGAGTAAGACATTGGAGCTATTTGTCTGCGAAATTTCGTTGGACGGCATGCCGGAATATCATAACCGGTTTCGTGGAAACGCCCAGTCATTCAAGAAAGCGATGGAAACCTACGAAATGCTGGCCGGGTTGAATAGCGTTGATTCGCGTTTTCGTATTCATTCTAATACCGTCGCTATGAGCGAAAATATGGATGAAATATGGGATCTAACCGAATACCTGCATGATAATTGTCCTAAGATCGAGCATCACAATCTCGCTATAATACGTGGCGATCGAAAGAATCCTTCGCTTCAGGGCCCACAGCTTCAGAAGTATAAGGAGCTTTATCGGCACGTGGCTGAAGTATGGAAAGACCGCGAAGAAACCCGTTTTGGGTCAACGGTAGAACCACTCTTGCAATGGGCTAAGGTCAAGACAATTGAATCTGAATCTCAATATATTCCATGTAAAGCCGGCGTGCTGACCGGTGTGGTTTATGCAAATGGCGATGTCAGTGTTTGCGAACAGCACTTCCCGCTCGGAAATTTAAGGAACAAGTCATTTTTTGAGATCTGGGACTCTGAAGAGGCTCAGCGACTACGTGAACAGATTCGGGCAAAAAAATGTTACTGCACAAATGAGGTTTTTCTCTGGTCGAGTATCGTGTTCCAACCGATCCAACTGACCCGGGCCGTCATCGGTTCAAAACGGGACAGAATGATAACGGACGCTGCAGGACTCGCGAACGAATAA
- a CDS encoding polysaccharide deacetylase family protein — MRFLFENGYSALTLRDLLSIVDNDGQLPPNPIVLTFDDGFQNFYNHALPILSDVNFKATVFVVTDFCGGYNDWPGNPSDLPRSPLLSWQEIRELDENGIEFGAHGKNHSDLTKQSPEAAKIEILGSKARLEDSIGRKVHSFAYPYGRFNSATRGLAAANFDGACSTKLGKYGSNDDLYTMNRLDAYYLGNLRVFEMLSTAAFDRYILLRRCLRSVRSAAKSV; from the coding sequence ATGAGATTCCTATTTGAAAATGGGTACAGCGCTCTCACTTTGAGAGACCTTCTCTCAATTGTCGATAATGACGGACAGTTGCCGCCGAACCCGATCGTACTGACCTTTGATGACGGATTTCAGAACTTCTATAATCACGCACTACCGATCCTAAGCGACGTCAACTTCAAGGCTACAGTGTTCGTCGTTACTGATTTCTGCGGCGGGTACAATGACTGGCCTGGAAACCCGTCTGATCTGCCCCGCAGTCCGTTACTCTCTTGGCAGGAAATCCGGGAATTAGATGAAAACGGGATCGAGTTCGGGGCACATGGGAAAAACCACTCAGATCTAACCAAGCAAAGTCCAGAGGCCGCGAAAATAGAAATTCTTGGGTCGAAGGCAAGGCTCGAAGATTCGATTGGCCGTAAAGTCCATTCGTTTGCGTATCCGTATGGCAGATTCAATTCGGCAACGAGGGGTCTGGCTGCCGCCAATTTTGACGGGGCGTGTTCAACAAAACTTGGAAAATACGGCTCTAATGACGATTTGTATACGATGAATCGACTTGATGCTTACTATTTAGGCAACCTCCGAGTTTTTGAGATGTTGTCGACTGCCGCATTCGATCGTTACATTTTGCTTCGTCGCTGCTTGCGCAGTGTACGATCTGCAGCCAAGAGCGTATAA